A window of Phycobacter azelaicus contains these coding sequences:
- a CDS encoding methyltransferase domain-containing protein, translated as MHLDVQDLRNFYYRSTLGRAAQASVRTRLLQMWPEAVGQTMVGFGFAAPLLRPYLMDARRVMALMPAPQGVMQWPAGLPNVSVLCEETQWPIDTGRVDRLVMLHALETSERPSDLLEEAWRVLGPGGRAIFIVPNRAGFWARSDRTPFGYGRPYTLIQLENQLRLHQFTIEQHTAALYRLPSSKRFWLKSGALLERMGARLPAMLAGGVFMVEVSKQTHQQKGLMTRVKRSNPIRVLEGLSNPVPDPA; from the coding sequence ATGCATCTTGATGTGCAGGATCTGAGGAACTTTTATTATCGCAGTACCCTCGGCCGCGCTGCTCAGGCTTCTGTGCGCACGCGCTTGTTGCAGATGTGGCCAGAGGCCGTCGGTCAAACCATGGTTGGGTTTGGTTTTGCGGCGCCACTGCTTCGTCCATACCTCATGGACGCGCGCCGGGTCATGGCCTTGATGCCGGCGCCACAAGGGGTGATGCAATGGCCTGCGGGCCTTCCAAATGTTTCGGTCCTTTGCGAGGAAACCCAATGGCCAATCGATACCGGCCGTGTAGACCGGTTGGTGATGTTACATGCGCTGGAAACGTCCGAGCGACCCTCGGATCTGTTGGAAGAGGCGTGGCGTGTCCTGGGGCCAGGGGGGCGGGCGATTTTCATCGTCCCGAACCGGGCGGGCTTTTGGGCCCGCTCGGACCGCACACCATTTGGTTACGGGCGACCCTATACTTTGATCCAGCTGGAGAACCAGTTGCGGCTGCATCAGTTCACGATCGAGCAGCATACTGCCGCCCTTTATCGTTTGCCGAGCTCAAAGCGCTTTTGGCTAAAGTCAGGCGCGCTTTTGGAGAGGATGGGCGCTCGCCTGCCAGCGATGCTGGCCGGGGGCGTGTTTATGGTCGAAGTCAGCAAACAAACCCACCAGCAGAAGGGACTGATGACCCGGGTCAAGCGCTCCAACCCGATCCGCGTGCTAGAGGGGCTCTCAAACCCTGTGCCCGATCCGGCTTGA
- the gloB gene encoding hydroxyacylglutathione hydrolase: MAMPLEIVTVPCLSDNYAFLLHDTESGRTALVDAPESDAVTAELTARGWRLDEILLTHHHWDHVDGTDTLRKSYGAKVTGAANDAHRLPELDRAVKEGDRFDLFGHEVQVLDVSGHTIGHIAFYIPGSNAVFTADSLMALGCGRLFEGTPEQMWQSLSKLMQLPSDILVYSGHEYTQSNAAFALTIEPDNPALKTRVAQIEAARGAGKATVPSAMQLELDTNPFLRAHLPEVKQAVGMAGAEPVEVFREVRKRKDTF, from the coding sequence ATGGCCATGCCTCTTGAGATCGTCACAGTCCCCTGCCTCTCCGACAACTACGCATTTCTGCTGCATGACACCGAGTCAGGACGCACGGCCCTGGTCGATGCACCGGAATCCGATGCCGTCACCGCCGAACTGACCGCGCGCGGCTGGCGCCTCGATGAAATTCTGCTCACCCATCACCACTGGGACCATGTCGACGGGACAGATACGCTGCGCAAATCCTACGGCGCCAAGGTCACGGGCGCCGCTAACGATGCACACCGACTGCCGGAACTGGACAGAGCCGTAAAAGAGGGAGACCGCTTTGATCTCTTTGGGCATGAGGTGCAAGTTCTTGATGTCTCTGGTCACACCATTGGTCACATCGCATTTTACATCCCCGGCAGCAACGCAGTCTTCACCGCCGATAGCCTCATGGCACTGGGGTGTGGGCGGCTGTTTGAAGGCACGCCCGAGCAAATGTGGCAAAGCCTGTCAAAATTGATGCAGCTGCCTTCTGACATTCTGGTCTACTCCGGCCATGAATACACCCAATCCAACGCCGCCTTCGCCCTGACCATCGAGCCCGACAACCCGGCCCTCAAGACTCGGGTAGCGCAGATCGAAGCAGCGCGTGGCGCGGGAAAGGCGACCGTTCCCTCCGCGATGCAACTGGAGCTTGATACCAACCCGTTTCTGCGCGCCCACCTGCCTGAAGTTAAGCAGGCTGTCGGTATGGCAGGGGCGGAACCAGTTGAGGTGTTTAGAGAAGTTCGCAAACGCAAAGACACTTTTTAA
- the clpA gene encoding ATP-dependent Clp protease ATP-binding subunit ClpA, whose product MPSFSSTLEQAIHAALALANERRHEFATLEHLLLALLDEPDAARVMRACSVDLDELRSSLVTFVDEDLSNLVTDIDGSEAVPTAAFQRVIQRAAIHVQSSGRTEVTGANVLVAIFAERESDAAYFLQDQDMTRYDAVNFIAHGVAKDPAYGEQRPVTGAHDAEEEPQQQPSSEGDKKESALAKYCVDLNAKSREGDIDPLIGRGHEVERCIQVLCRRRKNNPLLVGDPGVGKTAIAEGLARKIVQGEVPEVLAETTIYSLDMGALLAGTRYRGDFEERLKAVVTELEEHPDAVLFIDEIHTVIGAGATSGGAMDASNLLKPALQGGKLRTMGSTTYKEFRQHFEKDRALSRRFQKIDVNEPTVEDSIAILKGLKPYFEEHHSVKFTTDAIKSAVELSARYINDRKLPDKAIDVIDEAGAAQHLVPESKRRKTIGVKEVEAVVAKIARIPPKSVSKDDAEVLKDLEKSLKRVVFGQDDAIDALSSAIKLARAGLREPEKPIGNYLFAGPTGVGKTEVAKQLADTLGVELLRFDMSEYMEKHAVSRLIGAPPGYVGFDQGGLLTDGVDQHPHCVLLLDEIEKAHPDVFNILLQVMDNGQLTDHNGRTVNFRNVVLIMTSNAGAAEQAKEAIGFGRDRREGEDTAAIERTFTPEFRNRLDAVISFAPLPKEVILQVVEKFVLQLEAQLMDRNVSIELTRKAAEWLADKGYDDKMGARPLGRVIQEHIKKPLAEELLFGKLTKGGIVKVGIKDGKIDLRLEGTGKPRISGDKPPLLTAD is encoded by the coding sequence GTGCCTTCATTCTCGAGCACACTGGAACAAGCCATTCACGCAGCCTTGGCGCTGGCGAATGAGCGGCGACATGAATTCGCAACGCTGGAACATCTGCTTTTGGCGCTGCTCGACGAACCGGACGCAGCGCGCGTCATGCGCGCCTGCAGCGTAGACTTGGATGAGCTTCGATCGTCTTTGGTTACGTTTGTAGACGAGGACCTGTCTAACCTGGTTACCGATATCGATGGCAGCGAGGCCGTCCCGACGGCGGCCTTCCAGCGGGTCATCCAACGGGCTGCGATCCATGTCCAAAGTTCGGGCCGCACCGAGGTGACTGGCGCGAACGTCTTGGTTGCGATCTTTGCCGAACGTGAAAGCGACGCAGCCTACTTCCTGCAAGATCAGGACATGACCCGCTACGACGCAGTGAACTTCATCGCGCATGGCGTTGCAAAAGATCCTGCCTATGGGGAACAACGCCCAGTGACCGGCGCGCATGACGCCGAGGAAGAGCCGCAACAACAACCCAGCTCTGAAGGCGACAAGAAGGAAAGCGCTCTGGCGAAATACTGCGTGGATCTCAACGCAAAATCGCGTGAGGGCGACATCGACCCGCTGATCGGGCGCGGCCACGAAGTGGAACGTTGCATTCAGGTGCTGTGCCGTCGCCGCAAGAACAACCCCCTTCTGGTCGGCGATCCTGGCGTGGGCAAGACCGCCATAGCCGAAGGCCTCGCCCGCAAGATCGTACAAGGCGAAGTGCCCGAGGTCCTGGCGGAAACTACGATTTACTCGCTCGACATGGGCGCACTTCTGGCCGGAACCCGCTATCGCGGCGACTTTGAAGAACGTCTCAAGGCAGTTGTCACTGAACTCGAAGAACACCCCGACGCGGTTCTGTTCATCGACGAGATCCACACCGTGATCGGCGCCGGCGCAACATCTGGCGGCGCAATGGATGCTTCCAACCTTCTGAAGCCCGCGCTTCAGGGCGGCAAGCTGCGCACCATGGGCTCCACCACCTACAAGGAGTTCCGCCAGCATTTCGAAAAGGACCGCGCCCTGTCCCGCCGGTTCCAGAAGATTGACGTGAACGAACCGACGGTTGAGGACTCCATTGCCATCCTCAAGGGTCTGAAACCCTACTTTGAAGAGCATCACAGTGTGAAATTCACCACCGATGCCATCAAATCCGCGGTGGAGCTGTCGGCGCGCTACATCAATGACCGCAAGCTGCCCGACAAGGCCATCGACGTCATTGACGAAGCGGGTGCCGCCCAGCACCTGGTCCCAGAAAGCAAGCGCCGCAAGACCATCGGCGTCAAAGAGGTCGAGGCTGTTGTCGCCAAGATCGCCCGCATTCCGCCCAAGAGCGTCTCAAAGGACGATGCCGAAGTGCTGAAGGATTTGGAGAAGTCCCTCAAGCGCGTGGTTTTCGGTCAGGACGATGCCATCGACGCTCTGTCGAGTGCCATCAAACTGGCGCGTGCAGGCCTGCGCGAGCCGGAAAAACCCATTGGCAACTATCTCTTCGCGGGTCCCACCGGGGTCGGCAAGACAGAGGTCGCAAAGCAACTCGCAGATACCCTTGGTGTTGAACTGCTGCGCTTCGACATGTCCGAGTACATGGAGAAACACGCTGTCTCCCGCTTGATCGGCGCGCCTCCGGGCTATGTCGGTTTTGACCAGGGCGGCCTTCTGACCGATGGCGTCGATCAGCACCCGCATTGCGTACTGCTGCTGGATGAGATCGAAAAGGCGCATCCCGATGTATTCAACATCCTGCTGCAGGTGATGGACAACGGGCAACTGACCGATCACAACGGCCGGACAGTGAATTTCCGCAACGTAGTTCTGATCATGACCTCGAACGCCGGTGCCGCGGAACAGGCCAAGGAAGCCATCGGCTTTGGCCGCGATCGTCGCGAAGGCGAGGATACGGCCGCGATCGAGCGCACCTTCACGCCGGAATTCCGCAACCGTCTGGATGCAGTGATCTCCTTCGCACCGCTGCCAAAAGAGGTCATCCTGCAGGTGGTCGAAAAGTTCGTTCTGCAGCTTGAGGCCCAACTCATGGACCGCAATGTTTCGATCGAGCTGACCCGCAAGGCGGCCGAATGGCTGGCCGACAAGGGCTACGACGACAAGATGGGCGCCCGTCCTCTGGGCCGTGTCATCCAAGAGCACATCAAGAAGCCACTCGCCGAAGAGCTGCTGTTTGGCAAACTGACGAAGGGCGGTATCGTCAAGGTCGGTATCAAGGATGGCAAGATCGATCTTCGTCTCGAAGGGACCGGCAAACCGCGTATCTCTGGAGACAAGCCACCGCTGCTGACCGCAGACTGA
- a CDS encoding M23 family metallopeptidase, with product MCRIFVALLSSLAAPVAAGDFALSWPIDCTLGETCHIQQYVDRDPGPGALDFACGPLTYDGHKGTDIALPSLSDMEIGVQVRAAASGIVVGMRDGMADRYATDAGSAEIEGRDCGNGVVLRHSEGWETQYCHMKSGSVRVKTGDRIAAGTVLGEVGLSGRTQFPHLHLSVRQNGAVVDPFQTSATAACGSTDGATLWAKPVAYTAGGFIAAGFSAEVPAYEDIKSGAATARQEAMTGASPALVLWAYAYGGREGDLVSLTIEGPCGVLIDQKVTLKKDQAQFFRAAGKRLRSLSWPTGLYTGIARLVRDGKEVDRIMRPLRFE from the coding sequence ATGTGTCGCATCTTTGTTGCGCTGCTTTCATCGCTCGCCGCACCTGTTGCGGCGGGCGATTTCGCTTTGTCCTGGCCAATTGACTGCACCTTGGGAGAAACCTGCCACATCCAGCAGTATGTGGACCGAGACCCAGGGCCCGGAGCGCTAGATTTTGCCTGTGGCCCCCTGACGTATGACGGGCACAAAGGGACCGACATCGCCCTGCCCTCTCTGAGCGACATGGAGATCGGAGTTCAGGTACGCGCAGCTGCGAGCGGCATTGTTGTTGGCATGCGAGACGGCATGGCGGACAGATATGCAACGGATGCTGGCTCGGCGGAAATTGAAGGGCGCGATTGCGGCAATGGAGTTGTGCTGCGCCACTCGGAAGGCTGGGAGACGCAGTATTGCCATATGAAGAGTGGGTCTGTTCGGGTCAAGACAGGGGACCGCATTGCAGCCGGCACCGTCCTTGGCGAAGTCGGCCTTTCTGGTAGAACCCAGTTCCCACACCTCCACTTGTCTGTGCGCCAGAATGGGGCAGTGGTGGATCCGTTTCAAACATCCGCCACCGCCGCCTGTGGCAGCACTGACGGCGCAACGCTTTGGGCAAAGCCAGTGGCCTACACTGCGGGTGGGTTCATCGCCGCAGGGTTCAGCGCCGAGGTGCCAGCCTATGAGGACATAAAATCCGGTGCGGCAACCGCTCGCCAAGAGGCCATGACAGGTGCATCCCCCGCATTGGTTCTATGGGCCTATGCCTATGGAGGGCGCGAGGGAGACTTGGTTTCCCTGACAATTGAGGGACCATGCGGCGTCCTGATCGACCAGAAGGTCACTCTCAAGAAGGATCAAGCGCAGTTCTTCAGGGCGGCTGGAAAGCGGTTGCGCTCACTTTCCTGGCCCACAGGGCTTTATACCGGGATCGCGCGGCTTGTCCGGGATGGCAAGGAGGTCGACCGCATAATGCGGCCTCTCAGGTTTGAATAG
- a CDS encoding peptidoglycan -binding protein: protein MALSRRTGQRFQASIWPGFVDAMTGLLLVLMFVLTIFMIVQFVLRETITGQESELDELSAEVRALADALGLEERSNSLLTARLGALNATLNTAQTDLEQAEAQLAQQRSLIASLTSERNAQAADLEAARSQITAFEAQVAAMIADREAAAGQIAELTAERSALEAERSDLLNEQEALNLALARAREEIDAGVEAARLAAARREALEAMIADLRQEGAAQADVVAALEQQISDEEAARLAEAAAAEALRKKLEDADAELTAMTLALEAQRQEAEDTLTLLAAADAAKAQLDRKLEETLSALEAAQAQSRERDELAERLTRVLAQMEVSQSEADARVSALEAELGRVRTDAEATRARLTAEVQEARQVAARTRDELEAELARQQAASAQTQSEFEARIAALQDAHAGARADLEAQLEQTALAAEDMQRGLEQQIASLRADAAGVKAGLEAQLKQAQADLAAARSAASSTEEDRAAIEQRLLTALEALENAQAAASDTDVLQQRLLAALNAQSAAEARAEEQLTLAEQRANLLAEARVALANQKQLSTKAQREAALLNQQIAALREQLGSLQAILDDYQERDAAQQVQLQNLGQDLNAALARAASEERRRRILEEQERKRLEAEAAALADRAQSAETKAEDLERYRSEFFGRLRDVLGSQEGVRIEGDRFVFASEVLFAPASAELSEEGKAEIAKVARILQSVAAAIPPELDWIIRVDGHTDSTTLLGHPRFKDNWELSQGRALSVVRYMIDALGIPPNRLAANGFGEYQPVNPAETPEAYSQNRRIELKFTER, encoded by the coding sequence ATGGCCCTCTCACGGCGCACTGGCCAACGATTCCAGGCTTCGATATGGCCCGGTTTCGTAGACGCGATGACTGGTCTGTTGTTGGTCCTGATGTTCGTGCTCACGATTTTCATGATCGTACAGTTTGTTTTGCGCGAAACCATAACCGGCCAGGAAAGTGAGCTGGATGAGCTTTCTGCCGAAGTGCGAGCGCTGGCAGATGCGCTTGGCCTTGAGGAGCGTTCAAATAGCCTGCTGACCGCACGGCTTGGTGCTCTGAACGCAACGCTGAACACGGCGCAAACTGATCTGGAACAGGCCGAGGCTCAGCTTGCGCAGCAGCGCAGCCTGATCGCATCGCTCACCTCCGAACGAAATGCGCAGGCTGCCGATCTTGAGGCCGCGCGCAGCCAGATTACGGCCTTTGAGGCGCAGGTGGCTGCAATGATCGCTGATCGCGAGGCCGCTGCCGGGCAGATTGCAGAGCTGACAGCTGAGCGCAGCGCCCTGGAAGCGGAGCGGTCCGACTTGCTGAACGAGCAGGAGGCGCTGAACTTGGCGCTTGCACGGGCCCGCGAGGAGATCGATGCGGGCGTCGAGGCGGCGAGGCTAGCGGCCGCGCGCCGTGAAGCCCTGGAAGCGATGATCGCTGATCTGAGGCAGGAAGGCGCAGCGCAGGCCGATGTTGTTGCCGCTTTGGAGCAGCAGATCAGCGACGAAGAGGCCGCGCGCCTTGCCGAAGCCGCAGCCGCCGAAGCCCTGCGCAAGAAGCTTGAGGATGCCGATGCCGAGCTGACTGCAATGACACTGGCGCTGGAGGCGCAGCGCCAGGAGGCAGAAGATACCCTGACGCTGCTGGCAGCGGCAGATGCAGCCAAGGCGCAATTGGACCGCAAGCTGGAAGAGACGCTATCGGCGCTGGAAGCCGCACAGGCCCAATCGCGGGAGCGCGATGAACTGGCCGAACGTTTGACACGTGTGCTGGCTCAGATGGAGGTCAGCCAGTCAGAGGCCGATGCGCGAGTCAGTGCGCTCGAGGCTGAACTGGGGCGTGTTCGCACAGATGCGGAGGCCACGCGGGCGCGCTTGACGGCGGAGGTACAAGAGGCCCGTCAAGTCGCGGCGCGGACACGGGACGAGTTGGAAGCCGAGCTGGCGCGGCAACAGGCTGCGTCGGCGCAGACACAATCAGAATTCGAGGCGCGGATTGCGGCACTTCAGGACGCACACGCCGGGGCGCGGGCGGATCTGGAAGCGCAGCTCGAACAAACTGCACTTGCAGCCGAGGATATGCAGCGTGGTCTGGAGCAGCAAATTGCCAGTCTCCGCGCGGATGCCGCCGGGGTAAAGGCAGGTCTTGAGGCGCAGTTGAAGCAGGCACAGGCAGACCTGGCGGCGGCGCGCAGTGCGGCGAGCTCGACCGAGGAAGACCGGGCTGCCATCGAGCAGCGTCTGCTCACCGCATTGGAAGCGCTGGAAAATGCTCAGGCGGCGGCCAGCGATACAGATGTATTACAGCAGCGCCTGCTGGCTGCGCTCAATGCGCAAAGTGCAGCGGAAGCCCGCGCGGAAGAACAGCTTACTCTGGCCGAGCAGCGCGCCAACCTGCTGGCCGAAGCGCGGGTCGCGTTAGCCAATCAAAAACAGCTTTCAACAAAGGCGCAGCGAGAGGCGGCTTTGTTGAACCAGCAGATTGCCGCCCTTCGCGAGCAGCTTGGCAGTCTTCAGGCCATTCTGGATGACTACCAGGAAAGGGATGCAGCGCAGCAGGTTCAGTTGCAGAACCTCGGTCAGGATCTGAACGCGGCTCTGGCTCGGGCTGCCTCGGAAGAGCGTCGTCGGCGAATCCTCGAAGAGCAGGAACGCAAGAGGCTTGAAGCCGAAGCGGCTGCACTGGCCGACCGGGCGCAGAGCGCGGAAACCAAGGCAGAAGATCTGGAGCGATACCGCTCTGAGTTTTTTGGGCGCCTGCGGGATGTTCTGGGTAGCCAGGAAGGGGTTCGTATCGAAGGCGACCGATTTGTTTTTGCCTCTGAGGTGCTGTTTGCCCCTGCAAGCGCGGAGCTGTCCGAAGAAGGCAAGGCCGAGATCGCCAAGGTCGCCCGCATCCTGCAAAGCGTTGCCGCTGCTATTCCGCCGGAGCTGGACTGGATCATCAGGGTCGACGGGCATACTGATAGCACCACGCTTCTGGGTCATCCGAGGTTCAAGGACAATTGGGAGTTGAGCCAGGGGCGTGCCCTGTCGGTGGTACGGTACATGATCGACGCGCTTGGTATTCCGCCCAATCGATTGGCTGCCAACGGCTTTGGCGAATATCAGCCCGTGAATCCGGCCGAGACTCCCGAAGCCTATTCGCAGAACCGTCGGATCGAGCTGAAATTTACCGAACGCTAG
- a CDS encoding biopolymer transporter ExbB yields MAQPDGKIRPQFSQPVRQVILMLIALGLAGFGAFVALPRVLPVFQANPWLNGFILVVFIIGVLACFWQVVQLIGSVRWIESFAAGGARGDGRPPSMLAPLASLLRSRGARMQLGSSSTRSILDSVATRIDEDREITRYIVNLLIFLGLLGTFYGLATTVPAVVDTIRSLAPREGEESLDIFNRLMTGLEAQLGGMGVAFASSLLGLAGSLIVGLLELFAGHGQNRFYRELEEWMSTFTRVSFSSGEDGPGDSGVVSQVLDTMAEQMDALQAMFAETAQGRAAVEDKLSQLVDSINDMNARQEQAEAVSAALERVAVGQETLTEIMRAHGDVGMDAESRMRLRSIDVQMLRILEEISAGRQESLAELRKDIDLMVKAFAPPRGAQRAARSTPTSQDED; encoded by the coding sequence ATGGCGCAGCCAGACGGTAAGATCAGGCCTCAGTTTTCCCAGCCCGTCCGTCAAGTCATTCTGATGCTGATCGCATTGGGGCTTGCAGGCTTCGGGGCCTTTGTGGCGTTGCCGCGGGTGCTGCCGGTATTTCAGGCAAACCCCTGGCTCAATGGCTTCATCCTTGTGGTGTTCATCATTGGTGTTCTGGCCTGCTTCTGGCAAGTCGTGCAGCTTATCGGCTCGGTGCGTTGGATCGAAAGCTTTGCCGCTGGCGGCGCGCGCGGTGATGGCCGTCCACCGTCGATGCTGGCGCCGCTGGCGTCGCTCTTGCGCTCGCGCGGGGCGCGTATGCAGCTGGGGTCGTCCTCGACCCGGTCAATTCTCGATTCGGTTGCTACACGGATCGACGAAGACCGTGAGATCACCCGCTATATTGTCAACTTGTTGATTTTTCTCGGTCTGCTCGGGACCTTCTACGGTCTGGCGACCACAGTGCCGGCCGTGGTGGACACGATCCGAAGCCTCGCCCCGCGTGAAGGAGAAGAGAGCCTTGATATCTTCAATCGCCTGATGACAGGCCTTGAAGCGCAACTTGGCGGGATGGGGGTGGCCTTTGCTTCCTCACTTCTGGGGCTGGCAGGCTCTTTGATCGTTGGGCTTTTGGAACTCTTTGCGGGACATGGTCAGAACCGGTTTTACCGTGAGCTAGAAGAATGGATGTCGACCTTTACCCGTGTGAGCTTCTCCTCCGGTGAGGATGGGCCGGGAGACAGCGGTGTAGTTTCTCAGGTGCTCGACACCATGGCCGAGCAGATGGATGCCTTGCAGGCCATGTTTGCAGAAACCGCCCAAGGGCGCGCGGCCGTCGAGGACAAGCTGTCGCAACTCGTGGATAGCATCAACGACATGAATGCTCGTCAGGAGCAGGCAGAAGCCGTGAGTGCGGCGCTTGAACGAGTTGCTGTCGGGCAAGAGACACTGACCGAAATCATGCGTGCTCATGGTGATGTGGGTATGGATGCCGAAAGCCGGATGCGCCTGCGCTCGATCGATGTCCAGATGCTGCGGATCCTGGAAGAGATTTCTGCAGGCCGACAGGAAAGCCTGGCAGAGCTGCGCAAGGACATTGACCTGATGGTCAAGGCATTTGCGCCACCGAGGGGAGCTCAGCGCGCGGCTCGCTCGACGCCGACCTCGCAGGACGAGGACTGA
- a CDS encoding gamma-glutamylcyclotransferase, whose product MTMWVFGYGSLLWNPGFAVARREVATLHGYARSFCMSSIHHRGSEEKPGLVLALDAVPGARCAGLALAVEAGAEAQTLDYLRERELISSAYLERNLDVELHSGDIVTAVTYVIDPHHVQYCGGMSLEDQAHIIARAVGGRGPNTEYLYNTASHLSEIGLHDEELDWLARRVRQITS is encoded by the coding sequence ATGACCATGTGGGTATTCGGATACGGATCGCTTCTTTGGAACCCGGGTTTTGCTGTCGCGCGGCGTGAAGTCGCGACATTGCATGGCTATGCCCGATCGTTCTGCATGAGTTCGATCCACCATCGGGGAAGCGAGGAGAAACCGGGGCTCGTGCTGGCACTTGATGCAGTCCCGGGCGCGCGGTGTGCCGGTTTGGCGCTGGCGGTCGAGGCAGGCGCCGAGGCGCAGACGCTGGACTATCTGCGCGAGCGGGAGCTGATCTCTTCGGCCTATCTAGAGCGCAACTTGGACGTGGAGTTGCACTCCGGAGATATCGTCACAGCCGTGACCTATGTGATCGACCCCCATCATGTGCAGTATTGCGGTGGCATGAGCCTCGAAGATCAGGCCCACATCATTGCCAGAGCTGTCGGTGGACGCGGACCGAACACAGAGTATCTGTACAATACTGCTAGCCATCTGTCCGAGATCGGCCTTCATGATGAAGAACTGGACTGGCTCGCACGGCGGGTACGCCAAATCACATCATAA
- a CDS encoding extensin-like domain-containing protein, with amino-acid sequence MFGRVVVLVGLMLAGQANAMAPEASLRPNLRPAHALRVHEPELPQVRSVARPSVEAGPVLASAQTSSPGVAIATPGLRPVARPQAMVEQVLFKRRALRKTSVCGDIDIQGEAVGAVTGSLPGCGAKDAVRVRSISGVRLSTPSVMHCDLAKSLNRWVSKDVEKAFGRRNKVVSLRVAAHYACRTRNSRPGARISEHGKARAIDISGFTLEDGQTITVLEGWKQRRTRKKLRKIWKAACGPFGTVLGPDADRYHLDHFHLDVARHRGGAYCR; translated from the coding sequence ATGTTCGGGCGGGTTGTGGTTCTGGTTGGCCTGATGTTGGCGGGACAGGCAAACGCCATGGCGCCCGAGGCATCCCTTCGCCCAAACCTGCGACCAGCCCATGCCCTGCGGGTGCATGAACCAGAGCTGCCACAGGTCCGGTCCGTGGCGCGCCCTTCCGTAGAGGCCGGTCCGGTACTGGCATCCGCTCAAACGAGCAGTCCCGGAGTAGCCATTGCCACACCTGGACTGCGCCCGGTGGCGCGGCCCCAGGCCATGGTCGAGCAGGTCCTCTTCAAACGGCGCGCCTTGCGAAAAACCTCGGTCTGCGGCGACATCGATATACAGGGAGAGGCCGTGGGCGCTGTTACTGGCTCCTTGCCGGGCTGCGGCGCAAAGGACGCGGTGCGGGTGCGGTCGATCTCTGGCGTGCGCCTGAGTACCCCTTCGGTGATGCATTGCGATCTGGCCAAGTCGCTGAACCGCTGGGTCAGCAAAGACGTGGAAAAGGCTTTTGGTCGGCGCAACAAGGTTGTGTCACTGAGGGTAGCGGCGCACTACGCTTGCCGCACGCGAAATAGCCGCCCCGGCGCGCGTATTTCCGAACATGGCAAGGCGCGTGCAATCGACATTTCAGGCTTTACGCTGGAAGACGGCCAGACCATTACCGTTTTGGAAGGTTGGAAGCAGCGACGGACCCGAAAGAAATTGCGCAAGATATGGAAAGCGGCCTGTGGACCTTTCGGCACGGTGCTCGGACCGGATGCGGATCGCTATCACCTTGATCACTTTCATCTGGATGTGGCGCGGCATCGCGGCGGGGCCTATTGTCGGTGA
- a CDS encoding prephenate/arogenate dehydrogenase family protein, whose protein sequence is MSAPVYNRVALIGLGLIASSMFWAMKRAGLAAEVTGYARSAQTRETARSIGLCDRVCNSAAEAVEGADLVVLCVPVGAMGAVMEEISSALMPGATVSDVGSVKRHVIEAVSPHIPDGVHFVPAHPLAGTEHSGPEAGFAELFDNRWSLLVPVEGTDPAAVERLRRLWEGMGANVDEMDADHHDLVLAVTSHAPHLIAYTMVGVADDLRRVTDSEVIKYSAAGFRDFTRIAASDPTMWRDVFLTNKDATLEILGRFTEELFALQRAIRTGDGEHLHQYFTRTRAIRRGIIEAGQDTDAPDFGRSKT, encoded by the coding sequence ATGAGCGCGCCTGTCTACAATCGTGTTGCGCTCATCGGTCTGGGTCTCATTGCGTCTTCGATGTTCTGGGCGATGAAACGCGCCGGATTGGCCGCAGAGGTCACGGGTTATGCCCGCAGTGCACAAACACGCGAGACGGCTCGAAGCATTGGCCTGTGTGATCGCGTTTGCAACAGTGCGGCAGAGGCGGTCGAGGGGGCGGACCTTGTGGTCCTCTGCGTGCCGGTTGGCGCAATGGGCGCGGTGATGGAAGAGATTTCTTCCGCATTGATGCCCGGAGCCACGGTGTCCGACGTGGGCTCGGTCAAACGTCATGTGATCGAGGCCGTATCGCCCCATATCCCCGACGGTGTGCATTTCGTCCCCGCGCATCCTCTCGCGGGGACCGAACACTCCGGTCCCGAGGCGGGCTTTGCCGAGCTGTTTGACAACCGCTGGAGCCTTTTGGTGCCGGTGGAGGGAACGGACCCGGCCGCTGTTGAGCGTTTGCGCCGCCTTTGGGAAGGCATGGGCGCCAATGTGGATGAGATGGACGCTGATCACCACGATCTGGTTCTGGCCGTGACCAGCCATGCGCCGCACCTCATTGCCTATACGATGGTTGGGGTGGCAGACGACCTGCGTAGGGTCACCGACAGTGAGGTTATCAAGTATTCGGCGGCAGGCTTTCGGGATTTCACGCGGATCGCGGCGTCGGACCCTACCATGTGGCGTGATGTCTTTCTGACCAACAAGGATGCAACGCTCGAAATCCTAGGGCGGTTCACGGAAGAGCTTTTTGCCTTGCAGCGTGCCATTCGGACCGGCGACGGCGAGCATTTGCATCAGTATTTCACCCGAACCCGCGCCATTCGCCGGGGCATCATCGAAGCGGGGCAGGACACCGACGCGCCGGATTTTGGGCGGTCCAAAACGTGA